The following proteins are co-located in the Saccharomycodes ludwigii strain NBRC 1722 chromosome V, whole genome shotgun sequence genome:
- the URC2 gene encoding Urc2p (similar to Saccharomyces cerevisiae YDR520C | URC2 | URacil Catabolism) produces the protein MSDTSNQNQLTKEIKDNIASPTTSKNNGNSNELNNQQKSNRNPSFASKQRKKRKTSSCSSCRAIKTRCDFQPLVGKCHRCNVLKMECSLTQEREKEILDAIRISSNNKERIQGVTNLVSNPVVTVIDNKINNLENDINRINQKLDFMISFLHSNTSTSKNPLGVQSVSQDVIFKNSHSSATSSPDNSPDNINGNSVSIMESNSKTHHVNLSTSPLNLLNQLDEKLFSTKASNEEDYKAKQQRPFVVARNDFMQFFNQHEKLCLDLSRDFLVKAHFWIIPGGIKKIDGNYVEKHAFITSVFAIVAMGFDENNKCEKEQEILYPIVERLLTNTLTMFDKLIDHDIEAILYCCMFTISRKSKRYRQLKFNSLVLSNFAIDSLLTIIDFYRIKDNVVNKLEYNSLDLYHLRILNSLTACKLEYSASMGKFSVQSQQLKEFNNLTAKFPQATFGDDIKISEINLGDIVNGIFFKFGSFLNRLMEEYDVTANSNTNEMMNKNDKNNIDGHNSEHDDTICIFPELEDWLRDWHELSSKDGGGVLLFSFDFYHIMICRTILTDYCDKETFEKNHRFFVHILNTMSKYCFSLLNGFLKLPPSLIKGAPSITLHQTVYSCLTLCDFLHCFNSSDDRQKVLNMCTKIYWHLNTIGEKLNEATENVGIIIKSLLDTSKVKINNKISVDMDPLFVRIKQASNSLPALIKQQASALSKKTNASSTNTNFSPSSVGTTHTTSNNNTPGEGSAVGGSRTPTVPFNMPDVTKFESFEDFFQDFFYNLQPTSQHIFS, from the coding sequence atgtcaGATACCAGTAATCAAAACCaattaacaaaagaaataaaagataatataGCAAGTCCAACTACTTCGAAAAACAATGGGAACTCTAACGAATTAAATAACCaacaaaaatcaaatagGAATCCATCCTTTGCTTccaaacaaagaaaaaaacgaaaaactTCCAGTTGTTCATCATGCAGAGCAATTAAAACCAGGTGTGATTTTCAACCGTTGGTGGGAAAATGCCATCGTTGTAATGTCCTAAAAATGGAATGCTCTTTGACACAGGAAAGAGAAAAGGAGATTTTAGATGCAATTCGTATTTCATCCAACAACAAAGAAAGAATACAGGGCGTTACAAACTTAGTATCAAATCCTGTGGTTACTGTAAttgataacaaaataaataacttggagaatgatattaatcgtataaatcaaaaattagATTTTATGATTTCCTTTTTACATTCCAATACATCTACCTCAAAAAACCCATTAGGTGTTCAAAGCGTTAGCCAAGATGTTATCTTTAAAAACTCACATTCTTCTGCTACTAGCAGTCCTGACAACAGTcctgataatattaatgggAACTCTGTCAGTATTATGGAATCTAATTCTAAAACACATCATGTTAATTTGTCTACTTCCCCATTAAATTTGCTCAACCAACTAGatgaaaaattgtttaGTACAAAAGCCAGCAATGAAGAGGACTATAAAGCCAAACAACAAAGACCATTTGTTGTCGCTAGAAACGACTTTatgcaattttttaaccaaCATGAAAAACTTTGTTTAGATCTTTCAAGAGATTTTTTAGTGAAAGCTCACTTTTGGATCATACCGGGCGGtattaaaaagattgaTGGGAATTACGTGGAAAAACATGCCTTTATAACAAGTGTTTTTGCAATTGTTGCCATGGGTTTTGATGAAAACAACAAGTGCgaaaaagaacaagaaattttGTATCCTATTGTGGAAAGATTACTAACCAATACTTTGACCATGTTCGATAAATTAATAGACCATGATATTGAAGCTATTTTATACTGCTGTATGTTTACAATATCTAGAAAATCTAAAAGGTATAGACAATTAAAATTCAATAGCTTAGTTCTATCTAATTTTGCCATTGATAGCTTACTCACTATTATTGACTTTTATAGGATCAAGGATAATGTTGTGAACAAGTTAGAATATAACTCCTTAGATTTATATCACTTAAGGATTTTAAACTCACTAACCGCATGTAAGCTAGAGTATTCTGCAAGTATGGGCAAATTTAGTGTTCAAAGTCAACAACTAAAGGagtttaataatttaacagCAAAGTTTCCACAGGCGACTTTTGGCgatgatattaaaataagTGAAATTAATTTGGGTGATATTGTTAAtggaatttttttcaagtttgGTTCGTTCCTTAACAGATTGATGGAAGAATATGATGTGACAGCAAACTCCAATACAAACGAGATgatgaataaaaatgacaaaaataatatagatGGGCATAACAGTGAACACGATGACACGATATGCATTTTCCCTGAATTGGAGGATTGGCTAAGGGACTGGCACGAGTTATCTTCTAAAGATGGTGGCGGTGTGTTGCTATTTTCGTTTGACTTTTACCATATAATGATTTGTAGGACTATATTGACAGATTATTGTGACAAAGAAACTTTTGAAAAGAACCATCGATTCTTTGTTCATATTTTAAACACGATGAgtaaatattgtttttcacttttgaatggctttttaaaattaccACCATCATTAATTAAAGGCGCTCCAAGCATAACGTTACATCAAACTGTTTATTCATGCTTAACTTTGTGTGACTTCTTACACTGCTTTAATAGCTCTGACGACCGacaaaaagttttaaatatgtGTACCAAGATATATTGGCATTTGAATACTATTGGGGAAAAATTGAACGAAGCGACTGAAAATGTtggtatcattattaaGTCTTTACTAGATACCAGCAAagtcaaaataaataacaaaattagCGTGGATATGGACCCATTGTTTGTGAGGATCAAACAAGCATCAAATTCTTTACCAGCTTTGATTAAACAGCAAGCTAGTGctttatcaaaaaagaCTAATGCATCCAGTACCAATACTAATTTTTCTCCTTCCTCTGTTGGCACTACGCATACTACCtcaaacaataataccCCTGGTGAAGGATCAGCCGTTGGCGGTTCAAGAACACCAACTGTTCCCTTTAATATGCCAGATGTTACAAAATTTGAATCATTTGAAGATTTTTTccaagattttttttataatttacaGCCTACGTCGCAACACATTTTCTCTTGA
- the POF1 gene encoding nicotinamide-nucleotide adenylyltransferase (similar to Saccharomyces cerevisiae YCL047C | POF1 | Promoter Of Filamentation): protein MTIDCFQVISRFIHHSSATFFSVTGSRALFHQKLLLVLDSSYNPPHEGHFNLIKQALSHFRKNHTNSDGAIGVLLQLSVQNVDKSPKPASFDKRLEMMLLMAQDVEEQLNCTCFVSLSKCGKFIDKSKDIFKNFEQPSISINNNEKGFKIVYLLGFDTLVRLFDIKYYSPLSVEEALGNFMKSNELFCLTRSSSLDKDNEQVRWLENNKNVPLEWKNKITLHHNSDEKLSNISSSNIRALVLDGEIKSTQSLVSNRIFDYINKNPKLFTQ, encoded by the coding sequence ATGACAATCGATTGTTTCCAGGTAATCAGTAGATTTATACATCATTCATCCgctacttttttttcggTGACAGGCTCAAGGGCCCTATTCCACCAGaaactattattagttttaGATTCATCATACAATCCACCTCATGAAGGCCATTTCAATCTAATTAAGCAAGCTCTATCTCACTTTAGAAAAAATCACACAAATTCAGACGGTGCCATAGGTGTTCTGTTACAATTATCTGTGCAAAATGTAGATAAATCGCCAAAGCCTGCAAGTTTTGATAAAAGATTAGAAATGATGTTATTAATGGCCCAAGACGTTGAAGAACAACTCAACTGTACTTGTTTTGTATCTTTGTCTAAATGTGGAAAATTTATTGACAAATCTAAAGacatatttaaaaattttgaacaGCCATCAATatctattaataataatgagaaaggttttaaaattgtttatcTTTTGGGTTTTGATACACTAGTTAGATTATTTGATATCAAGTATTATAGTCCTTTGTCAGTTGAAGAAGCCTTGGGTAATTTTATGAAAAGTAATGAATTGTTTTGCTTGACAAGATCCTCATCACTTGACAAGGATAATGAACAAGTGAGATGGTTAGAGAATAACAAGAATGTACCTTTGGAgtggaaaaataaaataacactGCATCACAACTCGGACGAAAAATTGTCAAATATTTCCTCATCCAACATAAGAGCTTTGGTACTAGATGGTGAAATAAAGAGTACACAATCGCTTGTTTCCAATAGAATTTTCGactatataaataaaaatccaaaattatttacacaataa
- the FPR2 gene encoding peptidylprolyl isomerase family protein FPR2 (similar to Saccharomyces cerevisiae YDR519W | FPR2 | FKBP Proline Rotamase), whose translation MKLIFTILFWLIGSVIAGELTDLKIEITKEIPESECKIKATSGDLVSVHYTGRLLSDDKVFDSSFQRNKPIDFVLGRGYVISGWDKGVNGMCIGEERTLYIPSDMGYGARGAGGVIPPNADLIFETKLVDIQRQDEL comes from the coding sequence atgaaattaatatttactattttgttttggttGATTGGCTCTGTAATTGCTGGTGAATTAACagatttgaaaattgaaattacCAAAGAGATTCCGGAATCAGAATGTAAAATTAAAGCTACAAGCGGAGATTTAGTGTCTGTTCATTACACTGGTAGATTATTGAGTGATGATAAAGTATTTGATTCTTCTTTTCAAAGAAATAAACCAATTGACTTTGTGTTGGGTCGTGGTTACGTTATCTCTGGTTGGGACAAGGGTGTTAACGGAATGTGTATTGGTGAAGAACGTACTTTGTACATTCCAAGTGATATGGGCTATGGTGCCCGTGGAGCAGGTGGCGTTATTCCTCCAAATGCTGATTTGATTTTTGAAACCAAGTTGGTTGATATTCAAAGACAAGATGAATTGTGA
- the EMC1 gene encoding Emc1p (similar to Saccharomyces cerevisiae YCL045C | EMC1 | ER Membrane protein Complex) → MTQLISYYGFFIMAMFWWSVTTAVYKDEAYKIDWEIQNIGDLKCIDRSGDSFIVLSELKNNNDKSLLSWINVETGDIEYRQVLTDTYDGFAINNNSNTVYLKNKNGKGTFKAIDAKFGFAQELTLEAESELFKDLNFTNACKNYGFNSLVKLDNADHSIKILDSQDGKNVVLKAVLPDDNVSVLYLETDHVSTLEYLIYNQNDDIYAYFMYVNNTLVNSWYRDESVSDVTAYTVISPHDKNIEDDKESLEIEDSKKNLWDAYIYRLQTNFAKLKNALIKRRLSLSNIVLDLFTEDKSVEGIQKRNENFGFNKLLLVGNEKGVITCLDLNNGTIYWNYKTGVPISKLLTRKNEHELLVFSPGGEIMSFDISNTYERPESFTSIEKTIKNSKVALLSNGDDIFVKSAQGTNNVVLHNKSATDVENYESEYIIDHDLYSITAFKHDGDKLTEIWKYSVDPVCEHISAISGKDIEEPIVNIGVTLGNRTVLYKYLYPHLFVVGIVNTKLNSLTIQIIDSVTGELVYSTIHKNNVATEKPVSVAFGEYWVVYSYFANEPIPEQTLNVIELYESLTPNERMSKEVEKDVFDSRAPPAVISKSYFFPDVIDNIALTKTKFGITTKAIILQLENGQITYLPKYLVSARRKDEKDMTDDDKKEFMASPYVGTIPINDNFVITHFREIIPVKTPHLVSFPTNLESTSFVCSFGHDIFCTKVAPSSQFDVLPQNFERAQIIYTIIGLLVTLYFLKPFVENKNLKLKWLVKE, encoded by the coding sequence ATGACTCAATTAATAAGCTATTatggtttttttataatggCCATGTTCTGGTGGTCTGTAACCACTGCAGTTTATAAAGATGAGGCTTATAAGATAGATTGggaaattcaaaatattggGGATTTAAAATGCATAGACAGATCTGGTGATTCATTTATTGTATTATccgaattaaaaaataataacgataaATCTTTGCTAAGTTGGATTAATGTTGAGACGGGTGATATAGAATATAGACAAGTCCTTACCGACACCTATGACGGTTTTGctatcaacaacaacagcaacaccgtttatttgaaaaataaaaatggaaagGGGACATTTAAAGCAATTGATGCCAAGTTTGGGTTTGCTCAAGAGTTAACTTTAGAGGCAGAAAGTGAGCTTTTCAAAGATTTGAATTTTACTAACGCTTGTAAAAATTATGGTTTTAATTCGCTAGTCAAATTGGATAATGCGGATCACTccataaaaattttagattCGCAAGATGGTAAAAATGTAGTTTTGAAAGCTGTTTTACCCGATGATAATGTCAGTGTTTTGTATTTAGAAACAGACCATGTTTCTACATTAGAATACTTGATTTACAACCAAAATGATGACATATATGCTTATTTCATGTATGTTAACAACACGTTGGTTAATTCTTGGTATAGAGACGAATCAGTGTCAGATGTCACTGCATACACCGTTATTAGCCCACAtgacaaaaatattgaagaTGATAAAGAGTCTTTAGAAATCGAAGATTCAAAGAAAAACCTTTGGGATGCCTACATTTATAGACTTCAGACAAATTTTGCCAAGTTAAAAAATGCTTTGATTAAAAGGAGACTTTCGCTCAGCAATATTGTGTTGGATTTATTTACAGAAGATAAAAGTGTTGAGGGTATTCAAAAGAGAAATGAGAACTTTGGCTTTAACAAATTGCTTTTAGTCGGTAATGAAAAGGGGGTCATCACATGCTTAGATTTAAACAATGGTACTATTTACTGGAATTACAAAACAGGGGTTCCAATTTCTAAGTTGTTAACTAGGAAAAATGAACATGAGCTGCTTGTTTTTTCTCCTGGTGGCGAAATAATGAGTTTTGATATTTCCAATACTTATGAGAGACCAGAAAGTTTTACTAGTATCGAAAAGACCATTAAAAACAGTAAAGTTGCGTTGTTATCCAATGGCGATGACATTTTTGTAAAGTCTGCTCAGGGTACCAATAATGTAGTTTTGCATAACAAAAGTGCAACAGATGTTGAGAATTATGAATCTGAGTATATCATTGATCATGATTTATATTCTATCACTGCTTTCAAACACGATGGCGATAAACTAACTGAAATTTGGAAGTACAGTGTCGACCCTGTTTGTGAACATATTTCTGCAATCAGTGGTAAGGATATTGAGGAGCCTATTGTCAATATCGGTGTCACCTTGGGCAATAGAACTGTTTTGTACAAGTATTTATATCCACATTTGTTTGTCGTTGGGATTGTAAACACGAAATTGAATTCATTAACTATTCAGATTATCGATAGTGTTACTGGTGAACTTGTCTATTCGACTATTCACAAAAACAATGTTGCGACTGAAAAGCCAGTAAGTGTCGCGTTTGGTGAATATTGGGTAgtttattcttattttgCCAATGAACCAATTCCCGAACAAACTTTAAATGTCATTGAATTGTATGAATCATTAACTCCAAATGAGAGAATGAGTAAAGAAGTAGAAAAAGATGTCTTTGATTCTCGTGCCCCTCCGGCAGTTATTTCAAAATCCTATTTTTTCCCTGATGTCATTGACAATATTGCGTTGACTAAAACTAAATTTGGTATTACTACAAAGGCTATCATATTACAATTGGAAAATGGCCAAATAACCTATTTACCTAAATATTTAGTAAGCGCCAGAAGGAAAGATGAAAAGGACATGACAGACGATGACAAGAAAGAATTTATGGCTAGTCCGTATGTAGGCACTATTCCTataaatgataattttgttattacaCATTTTAGGGAAATAATTCCAGTTAAAACCCCACATTTGGTTTCATTTCCAACTAATTTAGAATCCACATCGTTTGTTTGTAGTTTTGGACATGATATATTTTGCACTAAAGTAGCACCTTCATCTCAATTCGATGTTTTACcacaaaattttgaaagagcccaaataatttatacaATTATAGGGTTATTGGTTACATTATATTTCTTAAAACCCtttgttgaaaataaaaatttgaaattgaaaTGGTTGGTTAAAGAATGA
- the MGR1 gene encoding Mgr1p (similar to Saccharomyces cerevisiae YCL044C | MGR1 | Mitochondrial Genome Required), whose product MGLYSPPDKSSSPPSSTDDNIKNAKSPNDADDTETIHFYNRPSIGLRMWGPLVPGSDCRWGLWTLLTIQTFIGYKFLRKFIKITFPYMTSNTTVKRNIADIPSLNRFGGKVGDPIYVLQPTSPNAVNPINTTTTTNNISSATISNLSRFGAGTRNINRTTINNSRNNNDKHWFTFTFKKNKNQNNENNSNTDSKYTNFTRVFYFVSGCGLLGQSLLEFLRLTFFDYDPWYEQAKAVREKAFFNDIQKYYREGIDPTKISVKVKDSKTGKLKDVTSDSGVLSSVAIARATMKQSSFLNKWYGPMDYKPLSFEEYLDRIEHFQEYNDSLHKLRGVNELITASITGDHKSHGSNLSKELEKLHNVNLKARNSTLKLLNNVPANTLGTLQNGDENSTTDSSSFLTFFQINDTVKIIPSMAKNYTNIELSNTWTLNDPWEKLAIETELGIKIIPNSRNFNDYNDLAEEKDSSSPATTNIGNNGQTSSPDKTSLLEEVDKQKSSHNSHQEE is encoded by the coding sequence ATGGGATTATATTCGCCACCAGATAAGTCATCATCACCACCATCATCAActgatgataatattaaaaatgccAAATCCCCCAATGACGCTGATGATACAGAAACcattcatttttataatcgACCTTCTATAGGGCTTAGAATGTGGGGACCCCTTGTTCCAGGGAGCGATTGTCGCTGGGGGTTGTGGACTTTATTAACCATTCAAACTTTTATTGgctataaatttttaagaaaatttattaaaataacatttcCCTACATGACCAGTAATACCACTgtgaaaagaaatattgcGGATATACCAAGTCTAAACAGATTTGGTGGTAAAGTTGGAGATCCAATATATGTTTTACAACCTACTTCTCCTAATGCCGTTAATCCTATTAacactactactaccaccaaTAATATCTCCTCTGCTACTATCTCAAATTTATCAAGATTTGGTGCCGGGACTCGAAACATCAATCGtactactattaataatagtagaaataataatgataaacaTTGGTTTACTTTTACCTTcaagaaaaacaagaatCAAAACAACGAAAACAATAGTAACACTGattcaaaatatacaaatttCACCCGTGTGTTTTATTTCGTTAGTGGCTGTGGGCTTTTGGGGCAGTCATTATTAGAGTTTTTAAGATTGACCTTCTTTGATTATGACCCGTGGTATGAACAAGCAAAAGCTGTCAGAGAAAAGGCCTTTTTCAACgatattcaaaaatattatagaGAAGGCATTGACCCCACTAAAATTTCAGTTAAAGTTAAAGATTCCAAAACGggtaaattaaaagatgtCACTTCAGATTCAGGTGTGCTTTCAAGCGTTGCTATTGCTAGAGCTACCATGAAACAATCATCCTTTTTGAACAAATGGTATGGTCCAATGGACTATAAACCCCTAAGCTTTGAAGAATATCTGGATAGAATAGAGCATTTCCAGGAGTATAATGATAGCTTACATAAATTAAGGGGGGTCAATGAACTAATAACAGCATCGATAACCGGTGATCATAAATCACATGGTTCGAACTTATCTAAAGAGTTGGAAAAGTTACATAATGTTAACCTAAAAGCAAGAAACTCTACtttaaaactattaaaTAATGTGCCGGCAAATACGTTAGGTACTCTCCAAAATGGAGACGAGAATAGTACTACCGATAGTAGTTCTTTTTTGacatttttccaaataaaTGACACTGttaaaataataccatCAATGGccaaaaattatacaaacATTGAATTATCAAATACATGGACTTTAAATGATCCTTGGGAAAAATTAGCTATAGAAACAGAGTTAGgcattaaaataatacctAATTCACGTAATTTTAATGATTACAATGATTTGgctgaagaaaaagattctTCTTCCCCAGCTACTACTAATATTGGTAATAACGGTCAAACGAGTAGTCCAGACAAAACCAGTTTACTGGAAGAAGTAGACAAACAGAAATCCTCTCACAATTCACATCAAGAGGAGTaa
- the PDI1 gene encoding protein disulfide isomerase PDI1 (similar to Saccharomyces cerevisiae YCL043C | PDI1 | Protein Disulfide Isomerase (paralog of YDR518W | EUG1)) codes for MLFNNKTVINSFIMFLAGSAITANAQQEATAPEDSDVIRLTTETFPDFIKENSLVLAEFFAPWCGHCKNLAPEYVSAASELKKYDIPLAQIDCTVESDLCMEHGIKGYPSLKIFRGVDLPPSDYEGARNKDSIINYMKKQALPSVQVVEDEQDLKDLISEATEVVIVDTGVENLNETFHKAANLYRDYFTFLQQSPSNNTEKGVLSLYHPGSNNSDPIVFTGKNTTLDHIVEWISIESKPYFGEVDGSTFESYMDSGIPLAYFFYTTPEERESYSELFTTLGKEYRGKINFAALDASKYGRHATNLNMKEQFPLFVIHDINTNYKYGLEQLSDEEFANLKKEGKVNIQLEEKEIQKFVTDFENGKLEPIIKSEEIPEVQETNVTKIVGKSHDAIVHDSTKDVLVKYYAPWCGHCKRLAPIYEELANIYAFDEDASSKVVIGEVDSTENDIFDIEIASFPTIVLYPAAKDAEPVIYSGSRNIESFIEFIKENGANGVDGDEILTKKIQAEKEEEEEKETTADEEVEEVELDEL; via the coding sequence ATGTTGTTCAATAACAAAACCGTCATCAATTCATTTATAATGTTCTTAGCAGGCAGTGCCATTACTGCAAACGCACAACAAGAAGCCACTGCTCCAGAAGATTCTGATGTTATTAGATTAACTACTGAAACTTTTCCAGATTTCATTAAGGAAAATTCTCTAGTTTTGGCTGAATTTTTTGCTCCATGGTGTGGTCACTGTAAGAACTTGGCTCCAGAATATGTCAGCGCTGCTtctgaattaaaaaaatacgaTATTCCATTGGCTCAAATTGATTGCACCGTTGAATCAGATCTATGTATGGAACATGGCATTAAAGGCTATCCAAGTTTGAAAATCTTTAGAGGTGTTGATTTGCCACCCAGTGACTATGAAGGTGCTAGAAACAAGGATAGCATTATCAACTACATGAAGAAACAAGCTTTACCAAGTGTTCAAGTTGTTGAAGATGAACAAGATTTGAAAGATTTGATTAGTGAAGCTACTGAAGTTGTTATCGTCGACACCGGTGTTGAAAACTTGAACGAAACCTTCCATAAAGCTGCAAACCTATACAGAGATTATTTTACCTTTTTACAACAATCACCATCTAACAATACCGAAAAGGgtgttttatctttataCCACCCCGGTTCAAACAATTCTGATCCAATTGTTTTCACGGGTAAAAATACTACCCTAGATCACATTGTTGAATGGATCTCTATTGAATCTAAACCATACTTTGGTGAAGTTGACGGTTCTACTTTTGAAAGTTATATGGACTCTGGTATTCCATTAgcttatttcttttataccACTCCAGAAGAACGTGAGTCTTATTCTGAATTATTTACCACTTTGGGTAAAGAATACAGAggtaaaattaattttgccGCTTTGGATGCTTCTAAATACGGTAGACATGCTACTAACTTGAATATGAAGGAACAATTCCcattatttgttattcATGATATTAATACCAATTACAAGTATGGCTTAGAACAATTAAGCGATGAAGAATTTGCcaacttaaaaaaagaaggtaAAGTTAATATTCAATTGgaggaaaaggaaatcCAAAAGTTTGTTACTGATTTCGAAAATGGCAAATTGGAACCAATCATTAAATCCGAAGAAATCCCTGAAGTTCAAGAAACTAACGTTACCAAGATTGTTGGTAAGAGTCACGATGCTATTGTTCATGATTCAACCAAAGATGTTTTGGTTAAATACTATGCCCCATGGTGTGGTCATTGTAAAAGATTGGCTCCTATTTATGAGGAATTAGCTAACATATATGCCTTTGATGAAGATGCTTCTTCTAAGGTTGTCATTGGTGAAGTTGACTCTACTGAAAATGATATCTTTGATATTGAAATTGCTTCTTTCCCAACTATTGTCTTGTATCCAGCCGCTAAAGATGCTGAACCTGTCATTTATTCCGGTTCCAGAAACATTGAAAGTTTTATTGAATTcattaaagaaaatgggGCTAACGGTGTAGATGGTGATgaaattttaacaaaaaagatcCAAGctgaaaaagaagaagaggaagaaaaagaaactaCTGCTGATGAAGAAGTTGAGGAAGTTGAACTTGATGAATTGTAA